A window of the Cynocephalus volans isolate mCynVol1 chromosome 10, mCynVol1.pri, whole genome shotgun sequence genome harbors these coding sequences:
- the LOC134388494 gene encoding tubulin gamma-1 chain-like isoform X2 — MPGEIITLQLGQCGNQIGFEFWKQLCAEHGISPEGIVEEFATEGTDRKDVFFYQADDEHYIPRAVLLDLEPRVIHSILNSPYAKLYNPENIYLSEHGGGAGNNWASGFSQGEKIHEDIFDIIDREADGSDSLEGFVLCHSIAGGTGSGLGSYLLERLNDRYPKKLVQTYSVFPNQDEMSDVVVQPYNSLLTLKRLTQNADCVVVLDNTALNRIATDRLHIQNPSFSQINQLVSTIMSASTTTLRYPGYMNNDLIGLIASLIPTPRLHFLMTGYTPLTTDQSVASVRKTTVLDVMRRLLQPKNVMVSTGRDRQTNHCYIANLNIIQGEVDPTQVHKSLQWIRERKLANFIPWGPASIQVALSRKSPYLPSAHRVSGLMMANHTSISSLFERTCRQYDKLRKREAFLEHFRKEDMFKDNFNEMDTSREIVQQLIDEYHAATRPDYISWGTQEQ, encoded by the exons ATGCCCGGGGAGATCATCACGCTGCAGCTGGGCCAGTGCGGCAACCAGA ttGGGTTCGAGTTCTGGAAACAACTGTGCGCCGAACATGGTATCAGCCCCGAGGGCATCGTGGAGGAATTCGCCACCGAGGGCACTGACCGCAAGGACGTCTTTTTCTACCAG GCGGACGATGAGCACTACATCCCCCGGGCCGTGTTGCTGGACCTGGAGCCCCGGGTGATCCACTCCATCCTCAACTCCCCATATGCCAAGCTGTACAACCCAGAGAACATCTACCTGTCTGAgcatggaggaggagctggcaacAACTGGGCCAGTGGATTCTCCCAG GGAGAGAAGATCCACGAAGACATTTTTGACATCATAGATCGGGAGGCAGATGGTAGTGACAGTCTAGAG GGCTTTGTGCTGTGTCACTCCATCGCTGGGGGGACAggctctggcctgggctcctATCTCTTAGAACGGCTGAATGACAG GTACCCCAAGAAGCTGGTGCAGACGTACTCAGTGTTTCCCAACCAGGATGAGATGAGCGACGTGGTGGTACAACCTTACAACTCACTCCTCACGCTCAAGAGGCTGACCCAGAACGCAGACTGTGTG GTGGTGCTGGACAACACAGCCCTGAACCGGATCGCCACAGACCGCCTGCACATCCAGAACCCGTCCTTCTCCCAGATCAACCAGCTG GTGTCCACCATCATGTCGGCCAGCACGACCACCCTGCGCTACCCTGGATACATGAACAACGACCTCATCGGCCTCATTGCCTCGCTCATTCCCACACCCCGGCTCCACTTCCTCATGACCGGCTACACCCCCCTCACCACGGACCAGTCA GTGGCTAGCGTAAGGAAGACCACGGTCCTAGATGTCATGAGGCGGCTGCTACAGCCCAAGAACGTGATGGTGTCCACAGGCCGGGACCGCCAGACCAACCACTGCTACATTGCCAACCTCAACATCATCCAGGGAGAGGTGGACCCCACCCAG GTCCACAAGAGCCTGCAGTGGATCCGGGAACGGAAGTTGGCCAATTTCATCCCCTGGGGCCCAGCCAGCATCCAGGTGGCCCTGTCCAGGAAGTCTCCCTACCTGCCCTCAGCCCACCGTGTTAGCGGTCTGATGATGGCCAACCACACCAGCATCTCCTCG CTCTTTGAAAGGACCTGTCGTCAGTACGACAAGCTGAGGAAGCGGGAGGCATTCCTGGAGCACTTCCGCAAGGAGGACATGTTCAAGGACAACTTTAATGAGATGGACACGTCCAGGGAGATTGTGCAGCAACTCATTGATGAGTACCATGCAGCCACACGGCCAGACTACATCTCCTGGGGCACCCAGGAGCAGTGA
- the LOC134388494 gene encoding tubulin gamma-1 chain-like isoform X1, which produces MPGEIITLQLGQCGNQIGFEFWKQLCAEHGISPEGIVEEFATEGTDRKDVFFYQADDEHYIPRAVLLDLEPRVIHSILNSPYAKLYNPENIYLSEHGGGAGNNWASGFSQGEKIHEDIFDIIDREADGSDSLEVSVPGMLVGGFVLCHSIAGGTGSGLGSYLLERLNDRYPKKLVQTYSVFPNQDEMSDVVVQPYNSLLTLKRLTQNADCVVVLDNTALNRIATDRLHIQNPSFSQINQLVSTIMSASTTTLRYPGYMNNDLIGLIASLIPTPRLHFLMTGYTPLTTDQSVASVRKTTVLDVMRRLLQPKNVMVSTGRDRQTNHCYIANLNIIQGEVDPTQVHKSLQWIRERKLANFIPWGPASIQVALSRKSPYLPSAHRVSGLMMANHTSISSLFERTCRQYDKLRKREAFLEHFRKEDMFKDNFNEMDTSREIVQQLIDEYHAATRPDYISWGTQEQ; this is translated from the exons ATGCCCGGGGAGATCATCACGCTGCAGCTGGGCCAGTGCGGCAACCAGA ttGGGTTCGAGTTCTGGAAACAACTGTGCGCCGAACATGGTATCAGCCCCGAGGGCATCGTGGAGGAATTCGCCACCGAGGGCACTGACCGCAAGGACGTCTTTTTCTACCAG GCGGACGATGAGCACTACATCCCCCGGGCCGTGTTGCTGGACCTGGAGCCCCGGGTGATCCACTCCATCCTCAACTCCCCATATGCCAAGCTGTACAACCCAGAGAACATCTACCTGTCTGAgcatggaggaggagctggcaacAACTGGGCCAGTGGATTCTCCCAG GGAGAGAAGATCCACGAAGACATTTTTGACATCATAGATCGGGAGGCAGATGGTAGTGACAGTCTAGAGGTAAGTGTCCCAGGAATGCTGGTGGGA GGCTTTGTGCTGTGTCACTCCATCGCTGGGGGGACAggctctggcctgggctcctATCTCTTAGAACGGCTGAATGACAG GTACCCCAAGAAGCTGGTGCAGACGTACTCAGTGTTTCCCAACCAGGATGAGATGAGCGACGTGGTGGTACAACCTTACAACTCACTCCTCACGCTCAAGAGGCTGACCCAGAACGCAGACTGTGTG GTGGTGCTGGACAACACAGCCCTGAACCGGATCGCCACAGACCGCCTGCACATCCAGAACCCGTCCTTCTCCCAGATCAACCAGCTG GTGTCCACCATCATGTCGGCCAGCACGACCACCCTGCGCTACCCTGGATACATGAACAACGACCTCATCGGCCTCATTGCCTCGCTCATTCCCACACCCCGGCTCCACTTCCTCATGACCGGCTACACCCCCCTCACCACGGACCAGTCA GTGGCTAGCGTAAGGAAGACCACGGTCCTAGATGTCATGAGGCGGCTGCTACAGCCCAAGAACGTGATGGTGTCCACAGGCCGGGACCGCCAGACCAACCACTGCTACATTGCCAACCTCAACATCATCCAGGGAGAGGTGGACCCCACCCAG GTCCACAAGAGCCTGCAGTGGATCCGGGAACGGAAGTTGGCCAATTTCATCCCCTGGGGCCCAGCCAGCATCCAGGTGGCCCTGTCCAGGAAGTCTCCCTACCTGCCCTCAGCCCACCGTGTTAGCGGTCTGATGATGGCCAACCACACCAGCATCTCCTCG CTCTTTGAAAGGACCTGTCGTCAGTACGACAAGCTGAGGAAGCGGGAGGCATTCCTGGAGCACTTCCGCAAGGAGGACATGTTCAAGGACAACTTTAATGAGATGGACACGTCCAGGGAGATTGTGCAGCAACTCATTGATGAGTACCATGCAGCCACACGGCCAGACTACATCTCCTGGGGCACCCAGGAGCAGTGA